A genomic region of Fodinisporobacter ferrooxydans contains the following coding sequences:
- a CDS encoding HEPN domain-containing protein, which translates to MNDNVKEWLRKANDDLKVAELILSADLFDTVCFHSQQAGEKYLKAILYKLNQ; encoded by the coding sequence ATGAACGATAATGTCAAGGAATGGCTTCGAAAAGCGAATGACGATCTGAAAGTTGCAGAACTTATTCTTTCCGCCGATTTGTTTGACACGGTTTGTTTTCACTCACAGCAAGCTGGAGAAAAGTATTTAAAGGCGATATTATATAAGTTGAACCAATGA
- a CDS encoding nucleotidyltransferase domain-containing protein: MTHPDEQVVNEVVQRLVSALPIEKIILFGSRARGEAKQDSDFDFLVIMDTDLSPLKRNVEIRKVGRVKGYPMDFLVRTPEEMANGFIMQKEIAAEGVVVYER; encoded by the coding sequence ATGACCCATCCTGACGAACAAGTAGTAAACGAAGTCGTTCAACGTCTTGTCTCTGCACTTCCCATCGAAAAAATCATTTTGTTCGGTTCTCGTGCCCGCGGGGAAGCAAAACAAGATAGTGATTTCGACTTTTTGGTTATCATGGATACGGATTTAAGTCCTTTGAAACGGAATGTGGAAATTCGAAAAGTTGGTCGTGTAAAAGGGTATCCAATGGATTTTTTAGTAAGAACTCCAGAAGAAATGGCAAACGGGTTTATTATGCAAAAAGAAATTGCCGCTGAAGGAGTTGTTGTGTATGAACGATAA
- a CDS encoding transketolase, whose protein sequence is MNDISVEELKQKAIELRKTALTMIHEAKSGHPGGSLSAADVVAALYFREMNIDSANPKWEDRDRFVLSKGHVCPIQYAALALRGYVPYETIYTLRKYGSPFQGHPDMKKCPGVDISTGSLGQGLSCAVGMALAGKRDSKDYRVFAIVGDGECQEGQIWEAAQSAIKYQLDNLVVFVDDNGLQIDGTTEEVMPNQDLEKKFHAFGFETKRINGHSMEEIVETLDYIRNSKNGKPKCVVLNTVKGKGVSFMENVVGWHGIAPNQAEYLQAIEEIAGGLK, encoded by the coding sequence ATGAACGATATAAGCGTTGAAGAATTAAAGCAAAAAGCGATTGAGCTTAGAAAAACAGCTCTCACGATGATTCATGAAGCAAAATCAGGACATCCGGGAGGTTCTCTTTCCGCAGCTGATGTAGTAGCTGCACTTTATTTTAGGGAAATGAACATTGATTCTGCAAATCCTAAATGGGAAGACCGTGATCGGTTTGTTTTATCAAAAGGACATGTTTGTCCAATACAATATGCAGCATTAGCTTTACGAGGGTATGTACCGTATGAAACCATTTATACTTTAAGAAAGTATGGATCTCCTTTTCAGGGACATCCTGATATGAAAAAGTGTCCGGGTGTTGATATTTCTACTGGGTCTCTAGGACAGGGACTTTCTTGTGCAGTTGGAATGGCACTAGCAGGCAAAAGAGATTCAAAAGATTACAGAGTTTTCGCTATTGTAGGAGATGGAGAATGCCAAGAAGGACAAATATGGGAAGCTGCGCAAAGTGCGATTAAGTATCAACTAGATAATTTAGTTGTCTTTGTTGATGATAATGGTTTGCAAATTGACGGTACAACAGAAGAAGTTATGCCGAATCAGGATTTAGAAAAGAAGTTTCATGCATTTGGTTTTGAAACAAAAAGAATAAATGGCCATTCAATGGAAGAGATTGTTGAAACATTAGATTATATTAGAAATTCAAAAAATGGAAAACCGAAGTGTGTCGTATTGAACACTGTAAAGGGTAAGGGCGTATCTTTTATGGAAAATGTAGTAGGATGGCATGGTATTGCTCCTAATCAAGCGGAGTATCTTCAAGCAATTGAAGAAATAGCCGGGGGGTTAAAATAA